The window GCTCTAAGTGAGGAAACAGCCAGAATTTATCTACTCAGGTATCGAGGTATAAAGTTTGACCCAGATGTTGTGGATGCTTTCTATCGGGTCTTGCGCGGAAAGTAAAATAAAATGTAGTGAGTACTGATTGATTCCCAATGGGCAAAAATGGTAAACTTAAAGCAAGAGGAGTGATTATGGAGGAGTTTCTGAAACAAATCCTGACTCTACCATTCTGATAGTCGGTGACCTGAGCAATGTCGTTGGTAACACGAATAACGCAGTGTAAGGACTGCTAGCAGAAATAGGTGATATCCATATAGACGTCAGAGACATTAAGGAAATTTAAAAGTCGCTTTATGAAATATAGGGGGAACAAAAGCTGAAATCAATACTTTATGCCGTCGACCATTATAGTGAATTCTAAATTCAGTATCCGGCTTAGAGGTACAACCAGCATGTGACCCTGATTTTACACCTATTTCAGGGTGTTATTTTTTTGCTCGCCAGACATGGAATAGGTCTTACCGAAGGGTAGTTATATCTTATCGAATGATAGCAATAAGATTTTTAGTGCTTTTTGTAAACATTTTAACAAGAAAATACAAAGGTATTTTCATTACTGGGTGTGCTTTTCTAAACATGAATGGTTAGTAAATAATAGAAGTACACTATGACTCGCCAAACTTGATTAAAAAGTAGAGAGGAGGTATTCCATGAAATACCTGATTCAGACATTTGGCTGTCAGATGAATGAGCACGATTCAGAAATCATCGCCGGGATGCTGCAAGAAATGGGTTATCAGCCGACTACAGAGATAACGCAGGCGGATCTGGTTTTGCTCAATACCTGTTGTGTGCGCGAAACCGCGGAAAATAAGATTTATGGGAAATTGGGCGAGTTAAAACATCTCAAGCGGCAAAAACCAGATTTGTTGCTGGTGGTGTGCGGCTGCATGACCCAACAGGAGCAGGTAGCCGAAAAGTTGGCCCAACGTGCCCCGCACGTTGATGTGATCATCGGGACCCACAATACGCACCGGCTGCCCGAGTTGCTGGCCCAGGCCCGGGCGACCGGCAAGACTGTGATTGATGTGTGGGAAAAAGAGGGCGAAATCATTGAAGACCTGCCCACTTACCGCCAGGATGGAATCAAAGCCTATGTGACGATTATGTATGGTTGCAACAACTTTTGCTCCTACTGCATCGTGCCGTACGTGCGGGGCCGTGAGCGCAGTCGCCGGCTGGCAGATATTGTGGCGGAAGTTGAACGCCTGGCCCAGGCGGGATATAAAGAAGTCATGCTGCTTGGTCAAAACGTGAATTCCTACGGGAAAGACCTGGCCGAGAAAGTTGACTTTGCCGACTTGCTGGCCAGGCTCGATCGGATCCCTGGGATTAAGCGGATTCGCTACATGACGTCTCATCCCCGGGATTTTTCCGACAAACTTATTGAGATGATCGCGAGTTCCTCCAAGGTTTGTGAACACTTTCATCTTCCGATCCAGGCCGGGAGCAACGCGGTCCTCAAGCGCATGAATCGTGGTTACACGCGGGAGTATTACCAGGAGTTGGTCGCAAAAATTCGCCACCGGATTCCTCACTGCAGTGTGACGACCGATCTGATCGTCGGTTTTCCTGGGGAGAGCGACCAGGATTTTCATGACACTCTGGAACTGGTGCGGAACGTGCGTTTCGATGCGGCCTATACCTTTGTCTACTCCAAGCGTTCAGGGACGCCGGCCGATAAAATGCCGAATCAGGTTCCCCTGTCCGTGAAAAAATCCCGCTTGCAGCAGCTGATGCACCTCCAGAATAAGATCAGTCGTGAAATCAACGAGGCGCTGATCGGTCAGGACCTGGAGGTTCTGGTTGATGGGGAGAGCAAAACCAACCGGACGAAGCTGTCTGGCCGAACGCGCACCAATAAAATAGTGATCTTCAGTGGACCATCTGACTTGATCGGGCAATTGGTGCCGATCAGAATCACCGCCGCGCAAACCTGGAACCTGATCGGCGAGTGGAGAAATGACCAGCGTAGTTGA is drawn from Bacillota bacterium and contains these coding sequences:
- the miaB gene encoding tRNA (N6-isopentenyl adenosine(37)-C2)-methylthiotransferase MiaB, whose translation is MKYLIQTFGCQMNEHDSEIIAGMLQEMGYQPTTEITQADLVLLNTCCVRETAENKIYGKLGELKHLKRQKPDLLLVVCGCMTQQEQVAEKLAQRAPHVDVIIGTHNTHRLPELLAQARATGKTVIDVWEKEGEIIEDLPTYRQDGIKAYVTIMYGCNNFCSYCIVPYVRGRERSRRLADIVAEVERLAQAGYKEVMLLGQNVNSYGKDLAEKVDFADLLARLDRIPGIKRIRYMTSHPRDFSDKLIEMIASSSKVCEHFHLPIQAGSNAVLKRMNRGYTREYYQELVAKIRHRIPHCSVTTDLIVGFPGESDQDFHDTLELVRNVRFDAAYTFVYSKRSGTPADKMPNQVPLSVKKSRLQQLMHLQNKISREINEALIGQDLEVLVDGESKTNRTKLSGRTRTNKIVIFSGPSDLIGQLVPIRITAAQTWNLIGEWRNDQRS